Proteins encoded together in one Pseudoalteromonas xiamenensis window:
- a CDS encoding diguanylate cyclase, with the protein MFNDVDDLSDCKVLIVEDSVINQKIIQVCLADLCDVAVVASGEEAIDYCLQSSPDLILMDWILTGITGLEACKLLQSKPATANIPVIFVTSNVGESQQEECWDAGAVDFIGKPIVARTLVNRVKTHLKYKKQADLLREYSYVDGLTGVFNRRYFSQEMDRHYRQGQRANTTLSMIILDVDNFKKYNDHYGHLKGDDVLKSVAKVLKHCTRRPLDGAFRYGGEEFAVLLPNTPKEAAFEIAQNIIKGIHQLSIEHAQSLFNVVTASAGVSSTCTAPDPAELIKQADTALYGAKNNGRNRVFEFEPEHEKSI; encoded by the coding sequence GTGTTTAACGATGTAGATGATTTATCTGACTGTAAAGTGCTCATAGTTGAAGACTCGGTCATCAACCAGAAAATTATTCAAGTTTGCCTCGCTGACTTGTGTGATGTCGCAGTGGTCGCATCGGGTGAGGAAGCGATTGACTATTGCCTTCAATCCTCACCAGATTTGATCTTGATGGATTGGATCCTAACGGGTATTACTGGCCTTGAAGCATGTAAACTGTTACAAAGTAAACCCGCAACGGCAAACATTCCAGTAATTTTTGTCACCTCAAATGTTGGGGAAAGCCAGCAAGAAGAGTGCTGGGATGCTGGTGCCGTTGATTTCATCGGCAAGCCCATAGTAGCGCGAACGTTGGTCAATCGCGTTAAAACACATCTAAAATATAAAAAACAAGCGGATTTACTGCGCGAGTATTCCTACGTAGATGGACTGACTGGCGTTTTCAACCGTCGCTATTTTTCACAAGAAATGGACAGACACTATCGTCAAGGTCAGCGGGCAAATACGACGTTATCAATGATTATCCTTGACGTAGATAACTTTAAAAAATATAACGACCATTACGGCCACTTAAAAGGCGATGATGTGCTGAAGTCGGTCGCAAAAGTATTGAAACACTGCACTCGCAGACCCTTGGATGGCGCATTTCGTTACGGTGGCGAAGAATTTGCCGTGTTGTTGCCGAACACGCCCAAAGAGGCGGCATTTGAAATAGCGCAGAATATCATTAAAGGAATTCATCAGCTCAGCATCGAGCACGCCCAATCACTGTTCAATGTAGTGACAGCCAGTGCTGGTGTATCTTCGACTTGCACGGCACCCGATCCGGCTGAACTCATTAAACAAGCTGATACTGCGCTTTATGGAGCCAAAAATAATGGACGTAATCGAGTTTTTGAATTTGAACCTGAACACGAAAAATCCATTTAA
- a CDS encoding substrate-binding periplasmic protein yields MKLALVGIALLISFSSFANTPKFKICFERWWPYSFVSKESIPKGIEVELIQLATQPKGIAVEFQELPYQRCLDSVRHGTHDFTLHVDRTDNLTLLDKSFTDWSLSLAVKQGRFTQLSQLSTSSPRIMLAMEYPYPDEVYKRLKDMNAVIIERSFYEQSDEEAITFFDVLENERIDAIIVDRQWASKMVHQYRLPVTILPEAFHNEPQFIGFREDRKEQAALLHRLLIAIPASVKEQIHAKYLNGH; encoded by the coding sequence ATGAAATTAGCCTTAGTTGGCATCGCATTGCTAATTTCGTTTTCAAGTTTTGCCAATACGCCCAAATTTAAAATCTGTTTTGAGCGTTGGTGGCCGTATAGCTTTGTTAGTAAAGAAAGCATCCCCAAAGGGATTGAGGTTGAGCTCATTCAACTTGCTACACAACCAAAAGGTATTGCTGTCGAATTTCAAGAACTTCCATACCAACGTTGTTTAGATTCCGTACGGCATGGTACGCATGATTTTACCCTGCATGTAGACCGTACAGATAATTTAACACTGCTCGATAAATCGTTTACCGACTGGTCCTTATCGTTAGCCGTTAAACAAGGTCGTTTTACCCAGTTGTCGCAATTAAGCACATCGTCTCCACGTATCATGCTCGCTATGGAATACCCTTATCCTGATGAGGTCTACAAACGACTGAAAGACATGAATGCCGTCATTATTGAGCGCTCTTTCTATGAACAAAGCGATGAAGAAGCGATAACCTTTTTCGATGTTTTGGAAAACGAACGGATAGACGCCATTATTGTAGATAGACAGTGGGCCTCAAAAATGGTCCACCAATATCGACTTCCGGTGACGATTTTACCCGAAGCGTTTCACAACGAACCCCAATTCATCGGGTTTAGAGAAGACCGTAAAGAACAAGCCGCACTTTTGCATCGGCTTTTGATTGCTATCCCAGCGTCAGTGAAAGAACAAATTCATGCAAAATACCTGAACGGGCACTAG
- a CDS encoding Na+/H+ antiporter NhaC family protein, producing MTEPSVISVIPPIVVLTLAVWLRRPILALVLGAIVGFALLDFSAILDNFATSSLKVMADETIGWLILVCGSFGALIALLVRTGGALAFGRNALKLAKGPKSSLLMTYFLGIVIFIDDYLNALTVGETMRRVTDKFKISREMLAYVVDSTAAPVCVLVPLSTWAVFFGGLLVDNGVAPEGQGISVYMQAIPYMLYAWVAVIMVPLVIIGVVPLFGPMKKAELAAREGQPALEQVDLDAVHTPDDYAARAIEQEFEQADEHGKLYNFLVPIGLLVAFTVYFDIDVWKGLLATLAVTVPFYLAQKLMPLADMLEQMIDGFKSMLPAIGTVIAAFIFKDVCDQLMLPQFVINSLSAYMTAELLPAMVFLSMAILAFATGSSWGIFAVTIPIVMPLAVAVDANIPLVIGALLSASSFGSQACFYSDSTVLAAQGSGCNLVSHAITQLPYALLAAAIAFVGFLLMA from the coding sequence ATGACTGAGCCTAGTGTGATTAGTGTAATACCGCCTATCGTTGTATTGACGCTTGCGGTTTGGTTACGCCGACCTATCTTAGCCCTTGTTCTGGGCGCAATCGTGGGTTTTGCGTTACTGGATTTCAGTGCGATTTTGGATAATTTCGCCACATCTTCGTTAAAAGTCATGGCGGATGAAACGATCGGCTGGCTCATTTTAGTCTGCGGCAGTTTCGGTGCATTAATCGCCCTGCTTGTCCGCACCGGAGGAGCGCTTGCATTCGGCCGAAATGCCCTCAAATTGGCGAAAGGACCAAAATCTTCGCTTCTCATGACCTATTTCTTAGGTATCGTTATTTTTATTGACGATTACCTCAATGCGCTAACGGTCGGCGAAACAATGCGCCGCGTTACGGATAAGTTCAAGATTTCTCGTGAAATGCTCGCGTATGTAGTTGATTCAACCGCAGCGCCTGTGTGTGTGCTTGTTCCTCTTTCAACCTGGGCGGTGTTTTTTGGTGGCCTACTTGTCGACAATGGTGTAGCACCTGAGGGTCAAGGCATTAGCGTTTACATGCAAGCCATTCCCTACATGCTTTATGCGTGGGTCGCGGTGATCATGGTTCCACTGGTGATCATCGGTGTCGTGCCATTATTTGGTCCGATGAAAAAAGCGGAACTTGCCGCTCGCGAAGGTCAACCTGCACTAGAACAGGTTGATTTGGATGCCGTTCATACACCAGATGACTATGCCGCAAGAGCGATAGAACAAGAATTCGAACAGGCTGATGAACACGGTAAGCTGTATAACTTCCTTGTACCAATTGGTTTATTGGTTGCGTTTACCGTTTATTTTGACATTGATGTTTGGAAAGGACTACTTGCTACGCTTGCGGTTACTGTTCCGTTTTACCTAGCACAGAAATTGATGCCGCTTGCCGATATGCTTGAACAAATGATTGATGGCTTCAAGAGTATGTTGCCCGCTATTGGTACAGTTATCGCTGCCTTCATCTTTAAAGATGTGTGTGACCAATTGATGCTACCACAATTCGTCATTAATTCTTTGAGTGCTTACATGACGGCTGAGCTTTTACCTGCAATGGTGTTCTTATCGATGGCAATCCTTGCGTTCGCGACGGGCTCTAGCTGGGGTATCTTTGCAGTTACAATCCCAATTGTCATGCCGCTTGCCGTTGCGGTGGATGCAAACATACCTCTCGTCATTGGCGCATTGCTATCTGCATCGTCATTCGGTAGTCAGGCTTGTTTCTATTCCGATTCAACCGTACTGGCTGCTCAAGGCTCTGGCTGTAACCTTGTGAGTCACGCCATTACGCAACTACCGTATGCATTGCTTGCGGCAGCCATTGCGTTCGTTGGCTTTTTGCTCATGGCTTAA
- a CDS encoding NRAMP family divalent metal transporter → MTFAEKLKGFGPGILMATAAVGGSHLVAATQAGALFGWQLVWLILAVNLLKYPFFRFGVEYTLRSKESLVSGYKQLGKPIFFGFIALNIVAAIVNTAGVLLLTASLLFYALPWQIEVMTLCYGLLAICLLILMLGHYKVLDSASKIIMISLTLATLAAFIVALSNGAAHPEPASVPNPYQLAMLGFLVVLMGWMPAPIEISAINSLWLKAKTRTEAFTLKQGLLDFNTGYMLTAVLAVVFCALGVLIQYGSTSKIELAGVAFSKQLIEMYTTTIGEWSRNLVAGIAFLCMFGTTLTVLDGYARTLNESATLLKGSLPKYSLNIFVLVQAIFGLSVIVFFKANLKDMLTFAMTLAFVTTPLFALFNLKLMHAIDAKPKGLLKLLTYAGLLYLFGFTFLFLYWKFVL, encoded by the coding sequence ATGACTTTCGCAGAAAAGCTTAAAGGTTTTGGGCCGGGTATTTTAATGGCTACGGCTGCCGTTGGCGGCTCACATCTTGTCGCGGCTACGCAAGCTGGCGCTTTATTTGGTTGGCAACTTGTCTGGCTGATCCTCGCGGTAAACCTTTTAAAATATCCATTTTTCCGTTTCGGTGTGGAATACACCTTACGCAGTAAAGAGAGTTTGGTCAGCGGTTATAAACAATTAGGTAAACCCATTTTCTTTGGCTTCATCGCGCTCAATATTGTCGCGGCGATAGTCAACACCGCAGGGGTTTTACTCCTGACCGCAAGTTTACTGTTCTACGCACTACCATGGCAGATAGAGGTAATGACTTTGTGTTATGGGCTGTTGGCTATTTGCTTATTGATCTTAATGCTGGGCCATTACAAAGTCCTAGATAGCGCAAGCAAGATCATCATGATTTCACTCACTCTAGCAACGCTTGCTGCGTTCATTGTGGCGCTTTCAAATGGTGCTGCGCATCCTGAGCCTGCTTCTGTGCCAAACCCGTATCAACTTGCAATGCTGGGATTTTTGGTCGTGCTTATGGGTTGGATGCCAGCCCCTATCGAAATATCCGCGATTAACTCATTATGGCTTAAAGCCAAAACACGTACAGAGGCGTTCACACTCAAGCAAGGGTTATTGGATTTCAATACCGGCTATATGCTTACAGCTGTGCTCGCCGTTGTTTTTTGTGCGCTAGGCGTGCTCATCCAGTACGGGAGTACGAGTAAAATTGAATTGGCAGGTGTTGCGTTTAGTAAGCAGTTAATAGAGATGTACACCACAACCATAGGCGAATGGTCTCGTAACTTGGTTGCAGGTATCGCATTCTTATGTATGTTTGGCACCACACTGACTGTGCTCGACGGCTATGCCAGAACACTAAATGAGAGCGCCACTCTTTTAAAGGGGTCGCTTCCTAAATACAGCTTGAATATCTTCGTTCTTGTACAGGCGATTTTTGGATTAAGCGTCATCGTGTTCTTTAAAGCAAACTTAAAAGATATGCTGACGTTTGCGATGACGTTAGCTTTTGTTACTACGCCGCTCTTCGCGCTTTTTAACTTGAAGCTAATGCATGCAATTGATGCAAAGCCAAAAGGCCTGCTCAAACTGCTGACATACGCAGGGCTTTTATATCTCTTTGGATTTACGTTCTTGTTCTTATATTGGAAATTTGTGCTGTAA
- a CDS encoding TonB family protein: protein MKTLPTLKVLLCSAVLFSAQTFAADVTQKDFNAAYMAYQEAMKTDDSKLKFETAKRAYELGRAIYGDLDKDTIALAINYADQIAYDDRADKAELLKKVLADIDALEGEDSERKIPMLISLAKIKLFKSNKSAKALLRQAIDISKKSTTIGLAAQTYLDASEVLVGIPGELRTVSMYVDNAEEIANKTLDKNAWLNFYIAYRKADILIAFNQREEAITVLESKLERLDSSMSFDSPLEMQMRIRLVQLYEETDQSDKATKQCIALGTLTPWKDDLEQVPLYRVLPDIKDIKSTRNTSIVASFDVTPEGNVENIEIDHVNGNKVFAKPLIAALKKWRYAPKFEDGKPVTASSQIRMDFQVQ from the coding sequence ATGAAGACACTTCCAACTTTAAAGGTGCTGCTTTGTAGTGCGGTGTTATTCAGTGCTCAAACATTCGCAGCAGATGTCACACAGAAAGATTTCAATGCAGCCTATATGGCTTATCAAGAAGCAATGAAAACGGATGATTCGAAGCTGAAGTTTGAAACAGCAAAACGAGCTTATGAACTTGGTCGCGCGATTTATGGTGATTTGGACAAAGATACGATTGCACTGGCAATTAATTATGCTGACCAAATTGCTTATGATGATAGAGCTGACAAGGCGGAATTACTCAAGAAAGTACTTGCAGATATAGATGCGCTAGAAGGTGAAGATTCAGAACGAAAAATTCCAATGCTAATAAGCCTTGCTAAAATAAAACTTTTCAAATCGAACAAAAGTGCTAAGGCATTGCTTCGGCAAGCAATTGATATATCAAAAAAATCTACAACTATAGGACTCGCCGCTCAAACTTACCTAGATGCGTCAGAAGTGTTAGTGGGCATACCTGGTGAACTTCGTACTGTATCGATGTATGTGGATAATGCAGAGGAAATTGCGAATAAGACATTAGATAAAAACGCTTGGCTGAATTTCTACATCGCATACCGTAAAGCGGATATCCTTATTGCGTTCAATCAACGTGAAGAAGCTATCACTGTGTTGGAGAGTAAGCTTGAGCGCTTGGACTCATCAATGTCATTTGATAGTCCACTTGAAATGCAAATGCGCATTCGATTGGTTCAATTGTATGAAGAAACGGACCAATCGGACAAAGCCACAAAACAATGTATCGCACTAGGTACACTCACACCTTGGAAAGACGATTTAGAGCAAGTACCACTTTACCGAGTTTTACCAGATATTAAAGACATTAAGAGTACTAGAAATACCTCTATTGTTGCATCGTTTGACGTAACGCCCGAAGGCAATGTAGAAAACATTGAAATCGACCATGTGAACGGTAATAAAGTCTTTGCAAAGCCATTGATAGCAGCATTGAAAAAATGGCGATATGCACCAAAATTTGAAGATGGAAAACCGGTAACGGCTTCATCGCAGATCAGGATGGACTTCCAAGTTCAATAG
- a CDS encoding YfcL family protein — MNTYIDAAQQFFDNLVETATDDQLFAGGYLRGHFDLAVGYAQVEGVTLSSEELNNTIEASLVKAYHAGELNDEDKAHVVEIWEQIKKLAQ, encoded by the coding sequence ATGAATACCTACATTGATGCCGCACAACAATTTTTTGATAACTTAGTCGAAACTGCGACAGATGACCAACTCTTTGCTGGTGGCTACTTACGCGGTCATTTCGATTTGGCTGTTGGTTACGCTCAGGTAGAAGGCGTTACGTTGAGTTCTGAAGAGCTAAACAATACGATTGAAGCAAGCTTAGTCAAAGCGTATCACGCAGGTGAGCTCAATGATGAAGACAAAGCACATGTTGTAGAAATTTGGGAGCAAATCAAAAAATTAGCCCAATAA
- a CDS encoding ATP-NAD kinase family protein → MQFKLGLIVNPVAGLGGSVALKGSDGVDTTAKALSLGAEPLANKRTAMALTQLLPYQSKITIYTASGEMGERIAKELGFKTEVIYQAPATTTPEDTEAAAQILKSQSVDLILFAGGDGTARNICAVVEDSIAVLGVPAGCKIHSGVYAITPKAAGRVVEMLVKGELVTLSEADVMDIDEAAFREGTVRAKRYGEMQVPCELRYVQSVKNGGKESDELVLSDIAAWVISQMESDEQYIMGSGSTVAAIMEELGLDNTLLGVDLIRDQQLIGQDMTAQQLLSAIEHTPTKLVITLIGGQGHIFGRGNQQLSPTLIRSIGKENIILVATKTKLKALNGRPLIADTGDAELDEQLSGYLKVITGYNDYVMYAVGHQD, encoded by the coding sequence ATGCAGTTTAAACTAGGGCTCATAGTTAACCCAGTGGCTGGATTAGGCGGCAGTGTGGCTCTTAAAGGCAGTGATGGCGTAGATACAACCGCGAAGGCACTATCACTCGGCGCTGAACCACTTGCAAATAAACGTACTGCAATGGCACTAACACAACTTTTGCCTTACCAATCGAAAATAACCATTTATACCGCATCGGGTGAAATGGGTGAACGCATAGCCAAAGAATTGGGGTTTAAGACCGAGGTTATTTACCAAGCGCCGGCTACGACGACACCGGAGGACACAGAAGCTGCGGCTCAGATACTTAAATCACAATCTGTTGATTTAATTCTATTTGCCGGTGGAGATGGTACTGCACGAAATATTTGCGCTGTGGTAGAAGATTCAATAGCCGTACTCGGTGTCCCTGCGGGTTGTAAAATTCATTCGGGTGTATATGCAATCACGCCGAAGGCCGCTGGAAGAGTCGTTGAAATGTTGGTCAAGGGAGAGCTTGTTACTCTCTCAGAAGCGGATGTGATGGACATTGATGAAGCCGCTTTTCGAGAAGGTACGGTGCGCGCAAAAAGGTACGGGGAAATGCAGGTGCCCTGTGAACTGCGCTACGTTCAAAGTGTAAAAAATGGTGGAAAGGAAAGTGATGAACTGGTGCTGTCCGATATCGCTGCTTGGGTTATTTCTCAAATGGAATCAGACGAACAATACATCATGGGCTCAGGCTCTACGGTTGCCGCCATTATGGAAGAGCTAGGCTTAGACAATACTTTGCTAGGTGTCGATTTGATTCGGGATCAACAGCTTATAGGTCAAGACATGACAGCCCAACAGCTACTGTCGGCGATTGAGCATACACCGACCAAGTTGGTCATTACGCTGATTGGCGGGCAAGGTCACATTTTTGGACGGGGCAATCAGCAATTAAGTCCAACGCTGATTCGCAGCATTGGTAAGGAAAACATCATTTTAGTTGCGACTAAAACAAAATTGAAAGCACTAAACGGCCGCCCACTGATAGCTGATACAGGGGATGCTGAACTAGATGAACAGCTAAGTGGTTACTTGAAAGTTATCACAGGCTATAACGATTACGTCATGTATGCCGTTGGGCATCAAGATTAA
- a CDS encoding sensor domain-containing diguanylate cyclase has protein sequence MERRIYGLIVGVVVFTICVNALVLVWTKNISNNIRSLDEAWRKDAEVVLSKSQLLTQMERHFGYNGFIHHFKNYILRHQTIYFDTAQIEAVELRSALDEFDNYPLSLEEQNALVAIRSTLELYIEKLNMAYNQKAPLHSVAELDKLVKVDDSLAEKAFEVLRRNISLEFIEAQYDQKRLLAESLKQTQVGGWVFMPLLTCVALFNLLALWFCVKLIRERKMLFNATPDALIYVHDDGQIQQVNQAACDLFGYLREEMLLLKVEQLVPQEYRVQHAKDRGEFTGRSRMRRKSRDGLPIIGITKQGNEIPIDVAISSTKIGSHKVNIAVVRDIRKEKRLELEAQNDHLTQVYNRRHLDSVLLEEIERAKRYGRKLSVLLVDLDHFKVLNDEQGHLKGDAMLKQLSQFLKVSVRPSDFIGRWGGDEFLLICPETGPDAALRFAYRLVEDFQFLTEGQLTLSVGVAGYDIVSDLISAQSFLDAADKALYKAKTEGRNQAQLFIGDVNSAYR, from the coding sequence ATGGAACGAAGGATCTACGGACTAATCGTTGGTGTTGTTGTGTTCACGATATGTGTGAATGCGCTTGTCCTTGTTTGGACAAAAAACATCTCGAATAACATACGTTCATTGGATGAGGCTTGGCGTAAAGATGCAGAGGTTGTATTAAGCAAGTCACAGCTACTAACGCAAATGGAGCGGCACTTTGGCTACAATGGATTTATCCATCACTTTAAAAACTACATTCTTCGCCATCAAACTATCTACTTCGACACCGCACAAATTGAAGCCGTTGAACTACGTTCGGCGTTAGATGAGTTTGACAATTATCCCCTTAGCTTAGAAGAACAAAATGCGTTAGTGGCTATTCGATCAACCCTTGAGTTGTACATTGAAAAACTCAATATGGCATACAATCAAAAAGCACCGTTGCACAGTGTCGCCGAGCTGGATAAATTGGTTAAAGTGGATGATTCGCTGGCTGAAAAAGCGTTTGAAGTGTTAAGGCGTAATATTTCACTAGAGTTTATAGAGGCACAATATGACCAAAAAAGGCTACTGGCCGAATCATTAAAACAAACTCAAGTCGGTGGCTGGGTTTTTATGCCTTTGCTTACGTGTGTTGCCCTTTTTAACTTATTAGCGCTTTGGTTCTGCGTAAAGCTCATTCGAGAGCGAAAAATGTTATTCAATGCGACACCTGATGCCCTGATTTATGTCCATGATGATGGTCAAATACAACAAGTGAATCAAGCGGCTTGTGACTTATTCGGTTATCTACGTGAGGAAATGCTCCTACTTAAAGTCGAACAATTAGTCCCTCAAGAATACCGTGTGCAACATGCCAAAGATCGCGGCGAGTTTACCGGTCGCTCGCGTATGCGACGTAAAAGTCGTGATGGATTACCAATCATCGGCATAACAAAACAGGGTAATGAAATTCCTATTGATGTCGCAATATCGAGCACCAAAATTGGTTCGCATAAAGTCAATATCGCGGTAGTACGAGATATCCGCAAAGAAAAACGTCTAGAGCTCGAGGCACAAAATGATCATTTAACTCAGGTATACAATCGCCGTCATCTCGATTCGGTTTTACTTGAGGAAATTGAACGAGCAAAACGCTATGGCAGAAAGCTCTCGGTATTGCTGGTTGATCTCGACCATTTTAAGGTGTTGAACGACGAGCAAGGGCATCTGAAGGGTGATGCGATGCTCAAACAGTTGAGTCAATTTTTGAAAGTATCGGTTCGACCAAGTGATTTTATAGGTCGTTGGGGAGGCGACGAGTTTCTATTGATTTGTCCAGAAACTGGCCCTGATGCGGCGTTACGCTTTGCCTATCGTTTGGTGGAGGATTTTCAATTTCTCACCGAAGGTCAGCTTACTTTGAGTGTGGGTGTAGCAGGTTATGATATCGTGAGTGACTTGATTTCCGCACAATCATTTTTGGATGCCGCCGATAAAGCGCTCTATAAAGCGAAAACGGAAGGTCGTAATCAAGCACAATTATTTATTGGCGATGTGAATAGCGCATACCGCTAA
- the fadI gene encoding acetyl-CoA C-acyltransferase FadI, protein MSKQNILKTTKGDRIAVVSGLRTPFAKQATAFHHVPAVDLGKIVVNEMLERLNIDKQEIDQVVFGQVVQMPEAPNIAREIVLGTGMPVSVDAYSVSRACATSFQAIANVAESIIAGSVSVGVAGGADSSSVLPIGVSKKLAGSLVDLNKARTLGQRFNILKKLRFKDLMPVPPAVAEYSTGLSMGQTAEQMAKTHGISRADQDALAHRSHTLAAKAWADGLLKDEVMAAHVEPYKSFIDKDNNIRENSVLESYAKLKPVFDRQHGSVTAANATPLTDGAAAVLLMSESKAKALGYDILGYIRSFAFSAIGVYDDMLMGPAHSTPVALERAGITLQDLDLIEMHEAFAAQTLANMKMFASDKFAQEQLGRSKAIGEINMDKFNVNGGSLAYGHPFAATGARLITQTLYELKRRGGGLGLTTACAAGGLGAAFVLESE, encoded by the coding sequence ATGTCTAAACAAAATATACTAAAAACAACAAAAGGCGACCGCATTGCGGTAGTTTCTGGGCTACGTACTCCATTTGCGAAGCAAGCAACTGCATTCCATCACGTTCCTGCTGTGGACTTGGGTAAAATCGTTGTCAATGAAATGCTCGAGCGTTTAAACATCGACAAACAAGAAATTGATCAAGTGGTCTTTGGGCAAGTTGTTCAAATGCCAGAAGCGCCAAACATCGCACGTGAAATTGTGTTGGGGACAGGCATGCCAGTGTCGGTTGACGCATATTCTGTATCGCGTGCTTGTGCAACGAGCTTCCAAGCTATTGCAAACGTAGCAGAATCTATTATTGCAGGCAGTGTGTCTGTTGGTGTCGCTGGTGGTGCGGATTCATCATCTGTTCTTCCTATCGGTGTAAGTAAAAAGTTGGCGGGCAGCTTAGTTGACTTAAACAAAGCGCGTACACTGGGGCAGCGTTTCAATATTCTGAAAAAACTTCGTTTTAAAGACCTTATGCCAGTACCGCCAGCAGTGGCAGAATATTCTACTGGGCTTTCGATGGGTCAAACAGCGGAACAAATGGCAAAAACTCATGGTATTAGCCGTGCTGACCAAGATGCGCTAGCTCACCGCTCGCACACATTAGCGGCTAAAGCGTGGGCAGATGGTTTACTCAAAGATGAGGTGATGGCCGCACACGTTGAGCCATACAAGAGCTTTATCGACAAAGACAACAACATCCGCGAAAACTCAGTTTTAGAAAGCTATGCGAAGTTGAAGCCGGTATTCGACCGTCAACATGGTTCAGTAACGGCGGCAAACGCGACACCATTAACGGATGGTGCAGCGGCGGTACTACTTATGAGTGAAAGCAAGGCTAAAGCATTGGGTTATGACATTTTGGGTTATATCCGCAGCTTCGCGTTCTCTGCGATTGGTGTTTATGATGACATGCTTATGGGTCCTGCGCATTCAACGCCTGTGGCGCTAGAGCGTGCTGGCATTACATTACAAGATTTAGATCTTATCGAAATGCATGAAGCCTTTGCTGCACAAACGTTGGCGAACATGAAAATGTTTGCATCTGACAAGTTTGCGCAAGAGCAATTAGGGCGCAGTAAAGCGATTGGTGAGATCAACATGGATAAATTTAACGTTAACGGCGGCTCACTCGCGTACGGTCACCCATTTGCGGCAACTGGCGCTCGTCTTATCACACAAACTTTATATGAGCTAAAACGCCGTGGTGGTGGTCTAGGTCTTACAACCGCTTGTGCTGCGGGTGGCTTGGGCGCTGCATTTGTATTGGAGAGCGAATAA
- a CDS encoding AAA family ATPase, translated as MAVNKFIELKQYLDTQIIGQPQLTEALLIALLADGHLLVEGPPGLAKTRAVNALAKGVEGNFQRVQFTPDLLPSDITGTDIYRQQTSEFVFEKGPLFHNLILADEINRAPAKVQSALLEAMAERQVTVGKTTYKLPELFMVMATQNPLEQEGTYPLPEAQLDRFLMHLNIDYPQAETELAILRLTRGEALEQAQVNFEPISQAELFSARKQVLSLHLAEPVERYLVELIITTRDARKLDDKLAAWLEFGASPRATIALDKCARAHAWLQGRDFVTPEDIQAVAANVLRHRIILSYEAQADGITKDEVISRILNLVPAP; from the coding sequence ATGGCTGTAAATAAATTTATCGAACTAAAACAGTATCTAGACACACAAATCATTGGTCAGCCGCAACTGACCGAAGCCCTATTGATTGCGTTACTTGCCGACGGCCATTTGTTGGTCGAAGGTCCTCCTGGTCTTGCAAAAACACGCGCAGTAAACGCACTGGCAAAAGGGGTTGAAGGTAATTTCCAACGCGTCCAGTTTACCCCTGATTTACTGCCGTCTGACATCACGGGTACCGATATTTATCGCCAACAAACCAGTGAATTTGTATTTGAAAAAGGCCCTCTGTTCCATAACTTGATTTTGGCTGACGAAATAAACCGAGCGCCCGCTAAGGTTCAATCTGCATTATTAGAAGCCATGGCTGAACGCCAAGTTACCGTGGGCAAAACAACTTACAAATTACCCGAGTTGTTTATGGTCATGGCAACCCAAAACCCGCTTGAACAAGAAGGGACGTATCCACTTCCTGAAGCCCAGTTAGACCGCTTCCTGATGCACTTGAATATTGATTATCCACAAGCGGAAACCGAGTTGGCTATCCTTCGTCTAACCCGTGGCGAAGCACTAGAGCAAGCGCAAGTTAACTTTGAACCGATTTCGCAAGCTGAATTGTTCAGTGCACGTAAACAAGTATTGTCGTTGCACCTTGCTGAACCGGTGGAGCGTTATCTTGTTGAGCTCATTATTACGACGCGTGATGCCCGTAAACTGGATGACAAACTCGCTGCATGGCTTGAATTTGGTGCCAGTCCTCGTGCGACGATTGCGCTGGACAAATGTGCCCGTGCACATGCGTGGCTGCAAGGTCGAGACTTTGTTACACCGGAAGACATTCAGGCTGTAGCCGCGAATGTGCTGCGTCATCGTATCATTTTAAGTTACGAAGCTCAGGCCGACGGCATCACTAAAGATGAAGTTATCTCTCGTATTTTGAACTTAGTTCCAGCTCCTTAA